From a region of the Bermanella marisrubri genome:
- a CDS encoding DUF599 domain-containing protein gives MSLEFVLNHPIWDYLVVPYLLVLWMGYGYFSKYMAKRTYCLASILSIHRVWWMQRMLLRENRVADSALLANLERNVNFFASTTMIIIAALLTALTSAWQWQFMQQYEGPVSNQYKVLLLLVIMVYAFFSFTWSLRQYGFGSVLMGAAPDPEQDEFNATQRKEYAYSTAKVLDQAAHSFNYGLRAYYYALASIAWFIHPLIFIGATTWVVVVLYRREFKSKPVKVMAMDVDILKESTNLKP, from the coding sequence ATGAGTCTAGAGTTTGTGCTCAATCATCCTATTTGGGACTATTTGGTCGTACCTTATCTTCTTGTTTTATGGATGGGGTATGGTTACTTCTCGAAATACATGGCGAAACGCACATATTGCCTTGCGTCAATATTAAGTATTCATCGTGTTTGGTGGATGCAGCGCATGTTATTACGTGAAAATCGCGTGGCTGACAGTGCGCTCCTCGCTAACCTCGAGCGCAATGTCAATTTCTTTGCTTCGACCACCATGATCATTATAGCTGCATTGTTAACCGCACTGACATCGGCTTGGCAATGGCAGTTTATGCAGCAGTATGAAGGCCCAGTATCAAATCAATACAAGGTGTTATTGTTGCTTGTGATTATGGTTTACGCATTCTTTAGTTTTACTTGGTCGCTTCGCCAATACGGTTTTGGCAGTGTGTTAATGGGGGCAGCTCCGGATCCAGAGCAAGATGAGTTTAATGCTACTCAACGCAAAGAATATGCATATTCAACAGCTAAAGTATTGGACCAAGCGGCGCATAGTTTTAATTATGGTCTGCGGGCTTATTACTACGCATTAGCGTCCATTGCTTGGTTTATTCATCCTTTGATATTTATCGGAGCAACAACTTGGGTTGTGGTGGTTTTATATCGACGTGAGTTCAAGTCAAAGCCCGTAAAAGTGATGGCAATGGATGTGGATATTTTAAAAGAAAGTACAAATTTAAAACCGTAA
- a CDS encoding biotin carboxylase N-terminal domain-containing protein, which translates to MSQYDTDQLFQIAEKLSQDFSLFPEQDGKANSISGLVSPDKIEETRENLRSLGIDEYIQEVVSPSESSTRLNARQLLHKLTHRFISEQEWGPLYVAEVELPFGKQYRRVGFICQNRAERNGAWLPEHHKQAIKAVHQFSRHAIPIVTFIDTPGADASEEANLNNQAHSISHLIAEMTNTDVPTVGVILGAGYSGGAIPLAATNILLSVRDGIFNTIQPQGLASIARKYNLSWQECAKYVGVSAYELLEKHAIDGIIDYAPSDRIDKVQNLLKAITSSISGIETSVLNFAKENPYLFDHYKRSVERFLNPSDKLSAIERTSSLVLASSPTEHHNLFRMTYRYMRYLTLRSRISSKTKGAYSRLAEVEIPKGKLNERIAEEKRKNFQQWLQAPDQLRYDDELNKLWKNYCQKFKERDEERGSISKLFFGEPEDNYIKAKQELSFALGLYLFNRWKADASVNFKELIDYLSNYEESRFLIKRKDLTDAQAIIGFIKKGEHPLATFIHQSLDYDTQALLADYTNEKETSADLTSGLTEAFNRIISQEPIPESVYGEIKLKEVTQQLVHNVAASYMEANRRIIEDALAPYISIKTDEILEDNNQDANVLDAILMDDLRTDFIGICQNLIMFGSLYDYVIANLVTVAKEAKETHSLSVNAVKQLLEGGLEHANKLSIADDHHEEFANWFQYFINSNSKAEFLKQVEEWKKHSFPRLSDTLFVIVTFFFEKLLPEYYQAKDGKEYNGRINPYSIGRKKDFWNRLTIAYFDLLIQDVLDDVKRQKTTSVQAIIDQFFHDFEEINEHLITADPVNFPGFRSSIEKALSNDQTPCGVVTGFGTITIGDESRRVGTLISNLDFQAGAFDMASAEKFCKLLVECARHNYPIVCFVSSGGMQTKEGASALFSMPIVNDRITRFVRDNDLPVVVFGYGDCTGGAQASFVTHPMVQTFYFSGTNMPFAGQIVVPSYLPSTSTLSNYLSNNQGAMADLVKHPFVEDLDSRLRAIDPAIPVAHKTVNEVLQRILKGYVTPAKAKPQEQNEGLNKKLFNPVKKVLIHARGCTADKLVKKAQDNNISVVLVQSDPDMNSTAADRLSSKDRLVCIGGNTPDESYLNAQSVIRIAQLEKVDGLHPGIGFLSESAQFAAFCENNNINFIGPRVSSMETMGNKSNAINTAISVDVPVVPGSHGIVTTSAKAAKVADKIGYPVLLKAVHGGGGKGIQVVREPGEIHELFHQISTEARSAFGNGDVYLEKFVTSLRHIEVQVLRDGHGNCKVLGLRDCSVQRNNQKIIEESGSVTLPDTLEKKVYDYARKLADAVDYVGAGTVEFIYDLDANDVYFMEMNTRLQVEHPVTELVTGVDIVSEQFNIASGGNIEKLTFKEKGYAMELRINAEKARQSGDDVTFVPNAGKITAFNLPEAGHIQIIKAIDENKEVTPFYDSMVVQLICYGKDRNDTIKKLLAYLDDVVIEGVSTNIPLLKRILADDVFVKGVYDTNYLPQFLQRIDQTALIEEIDASAGAASAALTVDALKIDGSSELKVLAPSSSIYYSAPSPSEPSYIKEGDVISTNQTLCLMEAMKMFSPLTLRSFNNQGSKLYDTEQNYQVVRIQNSDGQQVNQGDLLFVIRPVTH; encoded by the coding sequence ATGTCGCAATACGATACTGATCAATTATTCCAAATAGCTGAAAAACTCAGCCAAGACTTTTCCCTGTTTCCAGAGCAAGACGGTAAAGCCAATTCCATCTCAGGCCTCGTGAGTCCAGATAAAATAGAAGAGACTCGCGAAAATTTGCGTTCCCTTGGAATCGACGAATATATTCAAGAAGTAGTCAGTCCAAGTGAATCGAGTACTCGCTTGAACGCTCGACAACTATTACACAAGCTAACCCATCGGTTTATTAGCGAACAAGAATGGGGACCACTTTATGTAGCCGAAGTAGAGCTGCCTTTTGGTAAGCAATATCGGCGCGTGGGTTTTATTTGTCAAAACCGCGCAGAACGTAACGGCGCTTGGCTACCGGAACACCATAAACAAGCAATCAAAGCAGTGCATCAATTCTCACGTCATGCCATTCCAATCGTGACGTTTATCGATACTCCAGGAGCAGACGCCAGCGAAGAAGCTAACTTAAACAATCAAGCCCATAGCATCTCCCATCTCATCGCGGAAATGACCAATACTGATGTGCCAACAGTTGGTGTCATATTAGGTGCAGGTTACTCTGGTGGCGCGATTCCGCTTGCTGCCACAAATATTTTGCTAAGTGTACGTGATGGCATTTTCAACACCATCCAACCGCAAGGCTTGGCCAGCATCGCTCGTAAGTACAATTTGTCATGGCAAGAATGCGCGAAATACGTGGGTGTTTCAGCTTATGAATTACTAGAAAAGCATGCTATCGACGGCATTATTGATTATGCACCTAGTGACCGCATCGACAAAGTACAGAACCTGCTGAAGGCTATCACATCAAGCATTAGTGGAATTGAGACGAGCGTACTTAATTTCGCGAAAGAGAATCCATACCTATTTGACCACTACAAACGCAGTGTTGAGCGCTTCCTAAATCCCTCAGACAAATTGTCTGCCATAGAGCGTACTTCAAGCCTAGTATTAGCGAGTAGTCCGACGGAACATCACAATCTTTTCCGCATGACCTATCGTTATATGCGCTATCTAACCTTGCGCTCACGAATTTCTTCTAAAACGAAAGGTGCTTACAGTCGCCTTGCCGAAGTTGAAATCCCCAAAGGTAAGCTTAACGAGCGTATTGCTGAAGAGAAGCGGAAAAATTTCCAACAATGGCTTCAAGCACCTGATCAATTGCGTTACGACGATGAACTCAACAAGTTATGGAAAAACTATTGTCAGAAGTTCAAAGAACGCGATGAAGAACGCGGCTCTATTTCCAAGCTATTTTTTGGTGAACCGGAAGATAACTACATCAAAGCCAAGCAAGAGCTGAGCTTTGCTTTGGGCTTATATCTATTTAATCGCTGGAAAGCAGATGCGTCGGTTAATTTTAAAGAGCTAATTGATTACCTCTCTAACTACGAAGAAAGTCGATTCCTCATTAAACGAAAAGACCTGACCGATGCCCAAGCGATTATTGGATTTATTAAAAAAGGCGAGCATCCTTTAGCAACATTTATACATCAGTCACTTGATTACGATACTCAAGCATTGCTTGCAGATTATACAAATGAAAAAGAAACAAGTGCCGATCTCACTTCTGGCCTGACCGAGGCATTCAATCGAATCATCAGTCAAGAGCCCATTCCGGAGAGTGTGTATGGTGAAATTAAGCTGAAGGAAGTAACGCAGCAATTAGTGCACAATGTAGCAGCAAGCTATATGGAAGCGAATCGTCGGATTATCGAGGACGCGCTGGCACCTTATATATCCATTAAGACCGACGAAATTCTAGAAGACAACAATCAAGATGCCAATGTCTTGGATGCGATACTCATGGACGATTTACGCACCGACTTCATAGGCATCTGCCAAAATCTCATCATGTTTGGCAGCCTCTATGACTATGTTATTGCGAATCTTGTGACGGTTGCAAAAGAAGCTAAAGAAACCCATAGCTTATCTGTAAACGCTGTAAAACAATTGCTTGAAGGTGGTCTGGAGCATGCCAACAAACTCAGTATTGCAGATGACCACCATGAAGAGTTCGCCAATTGGTTCCAATATTTCATTAACTCCAACAGCAAAGCCGAATTCTTAAAACAAGTTGAAGAATGGAAAAAGCACAGCTTCCCTCGGCTGAGTGATACGCTCTTTGTTATCGTGACATTCTTCTTCGAAAAGTTACTACCCGAATACTACCAAGCGAAAGACGGCAAAGAATATAATGGTCGAATTAATCCTTACAGCATAGGTCGTAAAAAGGACTTCTGGAACCGCTTGACAATCGCCTACTTTGATTTGTTGATTCAAGACGTTTTGGACGATGTCAAACGCCAAAAGACAACCTCAGTGCAGGCCATCATTGATCAATTCTTCCACGACTTTGAAGAAATCAATGAGCATCTTATTACTGCAGATCCGGTTAATTTCCCTGGTTTCCGCAGCTCTATCGAAAAAGCGTTAAGCAATGATCAAACCCCATGTGGCGTGGTGACAGGCTTCGGTACTATTACTATTGGCGATGAAAGTCGTCGAGTGGGCACTCTTATTTCCAACTTGGATTTCCAAGCTGGCGCCTTCGACATGGCTAGTGCAGAGAAATTCTGTAAGCTATTGGTTGAATGTGCTCGCCACAATTATCCAATTGTTTGCTTTGTATCCTCAGGTGGAATGCAAACAAAAGAAGGCGCCTCTGCCCTTTTCTCCATGCCGATTGTAAACGACCGCATAACTCGCTTCGTACGCGATAATGATTTACCCGTGGTTGTCTTTGGTTATGGTGACTGTACAGGTGGTGCTCAGGCCAGTTTCGTTACACACCCAATGGTGCAAACATTTTATTTCTCTGGCACAAATATGCCATTCGCTGGACAAATTGTTGTGCCGTCTTACCTGCCTTCCACGTCAACACTGTCGAACTATTTGTCGAATAACCAAGGCGCCATGGCAGACCTCGTTAAGCATCCATTCGTTGAAGATTTGGACTCTCGCCTGCGTGCGATCGACCCTGCTATCCCAGTTGCACACAAAACCGTCAATGAAGTACTGCAACGCATCTTGAAAGGTTATGTGACTCCAGCAAAAGCAAAACCTCAAGAACAAAATGAAGGATTGAACAAAAAGCTATTCAATCCTGTCAAGAAAGTACTTATTCATGCTCGCGGCTGTACAGCTGACAAACTCGTGAAAAAAGCTCAAGACAACAATATCAGTGTTGTCCTAGTCCAATCAGACCCAGATATGAACAGCACAGCGGCTGATCGTTTGAGCAGTAAGGATCGCCTAGTGTGTATTGGCGGAAATACACCAGACGAAAGTTATTTGAACGCACAAAGTGTTATTCGTATTGCACAACTAGAAAAAGTAGATGGCCTACACCCAGGAATCGGTTTCCTATCTGAAAGTGCTCAATTCGCAGCTTTCTGTGAAAACAATAACATCAACTTTATTGGCCCCCGCGTTAGCTCAATGGAAACAATGGGTAACAAATCCAACGCGATCAATACCGCCATCAGTGTTGATGTACCGGTTGTGCCAGGCAGCCACGGTATCGTCACCACCTCGGCTAAAGCCGCGAAGGTAGCTGATAAAATTGGCTACCCTGTACTATTGAAGGCGGTCCACGGTGGTGGCGGTAAAGGCATCCAAGTCGTGCGTGAACCGGGCGAAATTCACGAACTATTCCACCAGATTTCCACCGAAGCACGTAGCGCTTTCGGTAACGGTGATGTTTATCTAGAGAAATTTGTTACCTCATTACGTCATATAGAGGTACAGGTTCTTCGCGATGGCCATGGCAACTGTAAAGTACTTGGCTTGCGCGACTGCTCTGTGCAGCGCAACAACCAAAAAATTATTGAAGAATCGGGTTCCGTTACGCTGCCCGATACTCTCGAGAAAAAAGTTTACGATTATGCACGTAAGCTTGCAGACGCTGTTGATTATGTTGGCGCGGGCACAGTGGAATTCATCTATGACCTAGACGCAAATGATGTTTACTTCATGGAAATGAACACTCGTTTACAAGTAGAACACCCTGTTACTGAATTAGTAACTGGCGTCGATATTGTGTCTGAGCAATTTAACATTGCCAGCGGTGGCAATATTGAAAAGCTGACATTTAAAGAAAAAGGCTACGCTATGGAACTGCGTATTAACGCAGAGAAGGCGCGTCAAAGCGGTGATGACGTTACTTTCGTACCGAACGCGGGCAAGATTACGGCATTCAACCTACCGGAAGCGGGCCACATTCAAATCATCAAAGCAATTGATGAAAATAAAGAGGTGACGCCTTTCTACGACAGCATGGTTGTTCAGCTGATTTGCTACGGTAAAGACCGTAACGATACCATCAAGAAACTGCTCGCTTATCTTGATGATGTAGTAATCGAAGGCGTAAGTACAAATATCCCACTACTTAAGCGCATTCTCGCAGATGACGTGTTTGTGAAAGGGGTGTATGACACAAACTACTTGCCACAATTCCTGCAGCGCATTGATCAAACCGCGTTAATTGAAGAAATTGATGCCAGTGCAGGTGCAGCCAGTGCTGCACTTACTGTTGATGCACTGAAGATTGATGGCTCGTCTGAACTAAAAGTATTGGCACCTAGTAGCTCTATTTACTACTCTGCCCCATCGCCTAGCGAACCCTCGTATATCAAAGAAGGAGACGTTATCTCCACCAATCAGACGCTATGTTTGATGGAGGCAATGAAAATGTTCAGTCCACTGACACTGCGTTCATTTAACAACCAAGGTAGTAAACTGTATGACACAGAACAAAACTATCAAGTGGTACGCATCCAAAATAGTGATGGTCAGCAAGTTAACCAAGGTGATTTACTTTTTGTAATTCGACCGGTTACACACTAG
- a CDS encoding YajG family lipoprotein, producing the protein MKVSDMIKIVSILSLVWVLAACTAPGPQSIDLSPSYEFAKLDGVKIPIELVIVDEREDTNIIGYRRARNDAPISLNVSLASTLGQSIQEAMQQQGIVMSKGPEPLTQVKVIVNEFRYWSPNEDWVSEVNLNATVTVEIKRGKTSLEKKFSAEKKQEVATAPNAKYNQKLADELLVNLIESIFSNNEIVNFLK; encoded by the coding sequence ATGAAAGTTTCAGACATGATAAAAATTGTATCTATTTTATCTTTGGTGTGGGTGCTTGCCGCATGTACTGCACCAGGTCCGCAATCTATTGATCTATCGCCTAGCTACGAGTTTGCCAAGTTAGATGGTGTCAAGATACCAATCGAATTGGTTATTGTGGATGAGCGTGAAGATACAAATATTATAGGATATCGTCGTGCTCGCAATGATGCGCCTATTAGTTTAAACGTATCCTTAGCATCTACTCTTGGTCAATCCATACAGGAAGCTATGCAGCAGCAGGGCATAGTTATGTCAAAGGGTCCAGAACCGCTAACGCAAGTGAAAGTGATCGTAAATGAGTTTCGCTATTGGTCGCCAAATGAAGATTGGGTCAGCGAAGTGAATCTTAACGCTACGGTAACGGTTGAAATCAAGCGCGGCAAAACCAGCCTAGAAAAAAAGTTTTCGGCGGAGAAAAAGCAGGAGGTCGCAACCGCGCCAAATGCTAAATACAATCAAAAGTTGGCGGATGAGCTTTTAGTGAACCTGATTGAAAGTATATTCAGCAATAACGAAATCGTTAATTTCTTAAAGTAG
- a CDS encoding carboxy terminal-processing peptidase yields the protein MFQNKKIHGLAIVLFSGLLSSNLFAANLEPKPEHALTNRAVVHHLYQHHYSRKYLNDEFSQKVFDRYLKILDNTRSYFTQADINEFLKYKTKLDDSIKTNDLKPGFEIYNRYQDRAIERLNYAINLLKGGMKQFNFDKDESLDLDRENAPWAASTAELDDLWRKRIKNTILNLKLAGKEDKDIIDLLERRYTSQLSRIEQINSEDAFQSYMNAVTHTFDPHTQYMSPRNSENFNINMSLSLQGIGAVLRSENENTIVERLVTGGPADKAGELKPSDKIIGVAQDEGPMEDVIGWRLDEVVDRIRGPKDSIVRLEIITGSGQTEKHKIISITRDEVKLEDRAAQKEIIKVERDGKKHNIGVIDIPAFYSDFEAKNANDPNYRSTTRDTANLIKELKKEGIEGLVIDLRNNGGGSLSEVRDLVGLFIPQGPTVQIRNTRGMTHVLSDQDPDVLYDGPLVVLTNRLSASASEIFAGAIQDYGRGLVLGSQTFGKGTVQTLIPLFRGQMKVTNAKFYRISGESTQHRGVIPDINFPEIYDVDKIGESALEEALPWDKIKPSKYKTFTAINPLLDELKSKHSKRIANNPDFIYLNKQTEFLEELRNDTVVSLNLKTRDQEREATKEKRLKLENERRVAKGMEPLKDISDDEEDVTEEDEEEGNTTADALLEEGGQILLDYVKLTS from the coding sequence ATGTTTCAAAATAAAAAGATCCATGGACTAGCCATCGTTCTGTTCAGTGGCCTCTTATCAAGCAACCTGTTTGCCGCCAACCTAGAGCCCAAGCCTGAACATGCTTTAACCAACCGTGCTGTGGTACATCACCTTTATCAACATCACTACTCCCGAAAATATTTAAATGATGAGTTTTCTCAGAAGGTTTTCGATCGTTATTTAAAAATTCTCGACAATACCCGTTCCTATTTCACTCAGGCAGATATTAACGAGTTCCTCAAATACAAAACAAAGCTAGATGATTCAATCAAAACCAATGATTTAAAACCTGGTTTTGAAATCTATAATCGCTATCAAGACCGTGCGATAGAACGCCTGAACTACGCCATCAATCTATTAAAAGGCGGCATGAAACAGTTTAACTTTGACAAAGACGAATCTCTGGACCTTGACCGAGAAAATGCGCCTTGGGCGGCGTCCACGGCCGAGCTTGATGACCTTTGGCGCAAACGCATTAAAAACACCATACTTAATTTGAAACTCGCAGGCAAAGAAGACAAGGACATCATTGATTTGCTTGAGCGCCGCTACACAAGCCAGCTAAGCCGGATAGAACAAATCAACTCTGAAGACGCATTTCAAAGCTACATGAATGCTGTTACTCATACATTTGACCCACATACGCAATACATGTCGCCGCGCAACAGCGAGAATTTCAACATTAATATGAGTTTATCACTGCAAGGTATCGGTGCGGTACTTCGTAGCGAAAACGAAAACACCATAGTTGAGCGTCTCGTGACGGGCGGCCCTGCTGACAAAGCGGGCGAACTTAAGCCGAGCGACAAAATTATTGGCGTCGCTCAAGACGAAGGCCCAATGGAAGACGTAATTGGTTGGCGATTAGATGAAGTGGTTGATCGTATTCGCGGCCCTAAAGACAGTATTGTCCGCCTAGAAATTATCACAGGCAGCGGCCAAACAGAGAAACATAAAATTATCTCTATCACCCGTGACGAAGTAAAACTAGAAGATCGTGCTGCTCAAAAAGAAATCATCAAAGTCGAAAGAGACGGTAAAAAGCACAATATTGGCGTGATCGACATTCCAGCATTCTACTCAGACTTCGAAGCTAAAAATGCGAATGACCCTAACTACCGCAGCACAACTCGTGATACCGCCAACCTAATTAAAGAACTTAAGAAAGAAGGTATTGAAGGCTTGGTGATTGACCTTCGCAATAACGGCGGCGGTTCATTGTCAGAGGTTCGCGATCTAGTCGGTCTATTTATTCCTCAAGGGCCCACTGTACAGATTCGCAATACTCGCGGCATGACCCACGTTCTAAGCGATCAAGATCCTGATGTGCTATATGACGGCCCACTAGTTGTACTGACAAATCGTTTGAGCGCAAGCGCTTCAGAAATCTTTGCAGGCGCCATTCAAGATTATGGTCGTGGACTCGTATTAGGTAGCCAAACCTTTGGTAAAGGAACAGTACAAACACTGATCCCCCTTTTCCGCGGACAAATGAAAGTTACCAACGCGAAGTTCTACCGAATTAGCGGTGAAAGTACGCAACATCGTGGCGTTATCCCTGATATTAACTTCCCTGAAATATATGATGTCGACAAAATTGGTGAAAGCGCCCTAGAGGAGGCTTTACCTTGGGATAAGATCAAACCAAGTAAATACAAAACCTTTACCGCAATAAACCCATTACTTGATGAGCTTAAATCCAAGCACAGCAAGCGCATTGCAAATAACCCTGACTTTATCTATTTAAACAAACAGACAGAGTTTTTAGAGGAACTGCGCAATGACACGGTAGTATCGCTTAACTTAAAAACGCGTGACCAAGAGCGCGAAGCTACCAAGGAAAAACGTTTAAAGCTTGAGAACGAGCGCCGCGTTGCGAAAGGCATGGAGCCATTAAAAGACATTAGTGATGATGAGGAAGACGTAACGGAAGAAGATGAGGAGGAAGGCAACACTACCGCTGACGCCCTACTTGAAGAAGGCGGCCAAATTCTTCTAGATTACGTAAAACTTACGTCTTAA
- a CDS encoding acyl-CoA thioesterase, with product MRIKLQIPNTKLLSTEIQVRSTDMNYANHLGNDRILAYAQELRSAWFSLLGFSELDIDGCNIVLADAAIQFQAEAFAGEVLTGVLFLGEQNKYGFDLYYQFTNQSGESVATAKTAVLFRGPSGLCAPPDSFLNKL from the coding sequence ATGCGAATCAAACTGCAAATACCAAACACTAAGCTTTTGAGTACGGAAATCCAAGTTCGTTCCACGGATATGAATTATGCAAACCACTTGGGCAATGATCGTATTCTCGCTTATGCTCAAGAGCTTCGTAGCGCTTGGTTTTCGTTACTAGGATTTTCTGAGCTGGATATAGACGGCTGCAATATAGTGCTAGCTGATGCGGCTATTCAGTTTCAAGCAGAAGCTTTTGCTGGCGAGGTGCTAACTGGCGTTTTATTCCTCGGAGAGCAAAACAAGTATGGCTTTGACTTGTACTATCAATTTACAAACCAGTCTGGCGAATCTGTTGCAACAGCAAAGACAGCTGTTTTGTTTAGAGGTCCCTCTGGCTTATGCGCGCCACCAGATTCTTTTTTGAATAAGCTATAA